cttAGAACTTAAGTCACTTAATGTTTagttaacgtagttttgaaatccaaagaaaaagaagaattgaccTTTtggtcatagtggcactttaagttcACAGACGCGTGGTTATTGCTTTACAAATCTTTTTTGGAGTTTTTTTTATCGGCAAGGGTAAAGCTTTCTCAGGCAGTCGGTGGGATATACTAAGTTAACCTAGTTTATccaaatggtagaaatgctgctgAGGGGAAGAGAGATGTTTAAAgttatgcttgcggtaatttaacaATAGTTCGAGCGcggaattgaagggagattttaatcggtcttgagcagggacggTATAAAACGTGGACTCCCAAACTGGACCCCCAACTGAACCTTCCTTCTGGATCccactcgagagaagaaagaaaacaatagacggttttcacagtgacgtcatcaaattctaaactcAAGATCGAAagttcttctgaatttttaccaaaaggaggttgaagatgacctagaaataattcttttttttaaagtttccagttccgtgacgtatttcgtttcgaaaatacagcattttgaatttccgaatcgTCACCTTGTGTGACACAATCGGATACAAGGCTATTTGGTTGGGAAAAAATGTCTATCcttatgaatctcagcagtttgaacCTTCCAAGTAcgttaggagatgtgttcatacataATTCTTTTATCTCATAAGCGAAAAGcaagcgctttcatcgcaaaatgaCCTCCAGATGTTTCGTTGATAACTGGCCGCCACATTGGTGTCCATACAAATCTCTTTAAAGTTGTGtaaaacgcttcgacaaataactcaaaaaaGATGTAACGCACAGACCTGAGATTCAGAATTGAagaggtggttaaaagatttgtttcctacaacattccaagttcttggcctttttcattaaacgatttcgaatttattattttttttgttgcgtgacagtgaaactaTCTGCAGTTTGACATGAAAACACAGCAGGCTCAAATCTTCTGTGTAAAAGACCATACCGCgtatcttaattcctccattcgcgcataaccacaattccttgcgcctttgaccccaatcccttgcgtttcgaagaaaaatgtgggtgaagggctggcgcagtggtgagagcagtcgcctcccaccaatgtggactgggttcgattcccagactcggcgtcatatgtgggttgagtttgttggttctctactctgcaccgagaggttttctccgggtactccggtttcccctctcctcaaaaccaacatttgacttgatttgtgttaattgttaatttcaatttaaagTGTTCCCTATTAGTGCATCAGcgatagaacgactagacacttaaagtggtactacgaccaaaaaaacaattcttttttttctttggatttcaaaactatgttaactaaacactaactgacccaagttttaagttctgattttaaagagacacctgtttattttaactggaattttcttatttattggtccgccattactaactttaaaatcttgagagagctgggtcgaggagaaaatgacgtcaaagactcactagtttaagaatgcaatgcgtgtgtacgcggccgaattaatatgcagcacgggagtttcgggctttcagacttttaaacccgtgttttgcatatgtaataaattgcgtttacacgctgaaattttaagctagtgagtgaatgacgtcattttctctacatccaaccctctgaggtccaatcggccagttttgaacgtgagtaatggcggaccgtgaaattcaaaacttacattcaatataaacagcctttggataaaactaaaagctcaaaattttgccagttaggtgttaagcaaacacgctttcaaaatctgaacaaaaaaaggaaatgattttttgatcatagtaccactttaaataaagttcctttcctttctcccgattagagagctaccttgttcgttcgcttcaggctcactcactgcggcaacGACAAGGATTATCAGACACACTGCCAACTAACCAATTTAATTTTTCCTAGCTTGACCGACAAAAGAGTTAGTTACCTCTTGGTAAAACATGAAGTAGTTTTACCTGAATGTTTTGCTGTATTCTAAGTTTCACTCGCAGCCCTATCAATGCTCCTGGGCAGCAGTAAGCAAACATGCAACCTTCACCCATTCTCCCAGAGACCTGAACCAACAAACACGTTGGACAGAAAGCTCCCATGCAGCCTGCAAACAACAAAGGGATAAGAAAGGAACAGCACGAAAACGTTGTAAACCATTGGATGGCTTAGATCAAAACTTCATTGGGAAGCGAGCTCGCCCAATCTCGTAGCTTTAACTTTGACTGTGCTCACTTCGAGCGAAAATTGAATATCAGAGGAAACATCTCCGAGTTTATCCAATCGCGATCCTCTTTCCTCGTTGGATAATTTGTGGCTTTCATATCATTATTGATGCATcgcgttgtgattggtttatatATACGTGACCTAAATCCTGCTCACTAGCTGAGTGGTTAGATCCTGTATTACTGATTCATCCAATATGAATTAGTCAACGTTGCTCAGAATAGGCCGAGTTGGATATATCGATATTTAGGCATGACTACGTGGCTTTATGGTCATACatacctacatacatacatacactacatacatacatacatacatacatacatacatacatacatacatacctaattgaccgctccccataggggcttttcagggccaatgaaacacaatcaacgaaacgacagaacacaacaacaactgttaagaatcccaactggccggaggcaaaccagttggctatttacaagtgcagctgggaagttgaaccagggactaccaggaacaaattcaacgagtggccagagcgggtcttgaacccgggatctccggatctcaaggcaagcgccctaaccactgggccacactgcctcacaaagtcatatattttaatatattaaaattcagtcctgaataaagggcatcatctcgaggctctgtgAAATAAACTCCTATAAAACCTTGTATTTATTCCTCAGAACCTGgggatgatgccttttgtttaggactgaattttaatatatcgaaattggtctattttcacgggtcagttctgttttctttgtctcacaagtctcaagggagacttctaaacaaaataatattcgaATTTAACAATAAGgtctcgtagccatgtgtgaatattgatatatcgaacatGGTTCATTGCTCCCTAATTCAGATGAAAGTTATAAGCAATGCTCTTATTGCTTTCTGCAAATCAATGCAGTATTCTGAGAGGGACTGACGACAAATATTCGATTTTGGAGTTTAATTTCTCTATGGAAATTCAACAGGTCAGTTTTGTATTCTCACGGTCGAACTGGAACGAGCATAAAATAGAGGAAAATGCGAGGAAAAACTTTTCCTAACGTGCTCGATCCAGTTCAACCATTACAGTATCAAGCTGGCCTTTCAACGTTAACAATAATGCCCTGACTACCTTTTATCGGCATTGCGGGCTTATCAGTATGGCACAAGGGCAACAGCCTTAGATTGgctcaataggcctttttcgattaTTAAAATTCATCTTGATGGTGAGGcggtgaggacaaagacaaaggaaagtggatgatatgcaaatatttttcacattcattccaacgtgtttctattgtttttgtaatcactgcctcactatcaagctgaatgtttaatatttcaaaaatggaCTATCGTTTTCCGAGTTTTTGACACAATAGGCTAATTTCGAATTGTGCTGCAACAAGAGAACGGAGTCAAGGTttaggggaataatttgcactttcccttgttttgaataaaacaaaatgCTAACTTTTCCATTGAACcttgactctgttcttttgttgctgcacaattcgaaagtAGCCTATTAAACTGTCTGTCCCACCATTCCACCCTTGTCGCAGAAGTGTAAATTTTGTGCACCAACACAGGGGTAATAGACCTCTTTTTGAAACGACATTTTGTGCCCTCCCCTCGCACCCCCAAACAAGGACAGGGACAAAAACTTGTGCTATACGAAAAAACGCTCTATATCGACgctctaaaattaaaaactctTGCGAGGACCGGAGCTAATACTCACAAGAGCCGCAATCGTCAAAACAGGCACACAGTCCGCTGCTCCATTCTCGCATCAATGCTGGTTGGTTCACCACAACGGTTGTGTGGGTGCTCGTGAAGCCAGGCTGAGTTGCAACTGGAGGCGGGTAGCCCGCCATGGGTGGGGGGTATCCAGCGTTTGGATCAGCTTGCATTGTAATGTATACTGTGGAAGGTTTCTCAGATATTTACTGGAATGAAACCAAAGTGTGATCATGAACTCAAAACCTAGTCGAAACCCGATTTTTTTCGTTATGCGGCACagctatttgaaaaaaaaaaactggtttgtttgtttgccatAATTAATACAGATACCGAGGATGCATGtgtccaaaaaagaaaatttttttttatctcttgCATGCAGTTTGGGATAAATCAGCTCAAGAAAATTTTTCGAAGGTTAACCAAATTTCAAGAGGCATTAGGGAGAGTGCAGTTTGTAGCCTTGGAAATAAAAAATGATTGCAGGCAACCATAAGGAGGCGTGATCCTAATCTCAGCGTTTTTCTTACGCATGCGTGGCATGTATATACCAAGATTCTAGCGAGCGATTCTAGCTGGTTTTTCCTGTGTTCTTCCATCATAAATGAACGGAATTTATAAATCCGTTTCGGCACCTTTGTTCGCGTTGTGATCTTTCGATCACTTGAAGCATACCGAGTATTGGTAACCTGGTAACCACGAGGCAAGGAAGGTCCGGCGTTTGTCGTTTGATTCAATCTTGGAAGAAATCAGACTTTTTAATGCAATTACTTTGTAGTAAACAACAGAGTTGTCCTCGATCAAGGTGCAATGACTGTTGATTCAACAAGGAAATTGTGCACTAACCAGTGACATCAGACTTCTGACAGCAAAACCAAGATGGTTGTTCATGTTCCAGTTTCAATTGTATCTTACTGACTTACAGTTGATTTTTCGTTGCGTTTCCGTTTTTACTTGGAACATCCAAACCGTGAAAGATATCAAGGACCTTGTTGACCAAACCATTACATACTTTCATCATCAGTTTTTCAAGTGGCAAAAAACGTGTTCAATGTTGTACCCTATTCATTTGAcaactacatttttcattgtGACTCCAATTTCCTTTCCCAAAATAACGTGATTTCATTCAGTAACAAGCCATACTCCTCATTGAGCCTTAAAACAATTTCCAAGCCGGCAAGTGTTTCCCTAAGGTCTCCTTTAAAACAAATCTTGGAGTCGAATTATTGATAAGTTGGCTGGCTAACAATCTGAACAATTGAAGTATCAACAAATAAAAGCCCATGCATGCAAGTTGCAAGAACCATCCTTCCTTATTCTTCTCTTAAGTCTGCTTGCTACAGCATTACTTGGGCGCATAAtctgtatggttttcaaagcccCTGCGCTTCCAGGCTAGTTAAGAGCGTGCTCGAGGCAGCTAAACGAGAACTTGAAAAACCAGTCTCCCGCGACGATTTTAGATATTTGTAATAGGTTTGCGGTCCTAATGCTAATCTTTCGGATCTCCTTTTAGGAGCTATTTGTGTAACCGCGTATATCGCTTTACTCCGCTATAATGAGTTAGCTAGCCTGCGCTGTTGCGATGTTAGTTCTTGCGATTCGTTTGTCAGGATTTACGTTTACAAAAGTAAAACGGATGTTTATAGGGATGGTGCCTACGTTTTCTTGGCGAAAACAGGGTCCGTTTCTTGTCCTTTCTATCTTCTTCGGAGATCCGTCTCTGTTGCTAATTTAGATTTGTCATCGTCGTTACCTTTTTTTCGTTCTTTGTATTTCCATAAGACGTCCACTTATAGTTTGCGTAGAACGGCT
The genomic region above belongs to Montipora capricornis isolate CH-2021 chromosome 8, ASM3666992v2, whole genome shotgun sequence and contains:
- the LOC138060075 gene encoding placenta-specific gene 8 protein-like; the encoded protein is MQADPNAGYPPPMAGYPPPVATQPGFTSTHTTVVVNQPALMREWSSGLCACFDDCGSCCMGAFCPTCLLVQVSGRMGEGCMFAYCCPGALIGLRVKLRIQQNIQGNLCDDYCKVTWCGMCVLCQLSRELDRCGTR